One segment of Triticum aestivum cultivar Chinese Spring chromosome 2A, IWGSC CS RefSeq v2.1, whole genome shotgun sequence DNA contains the following:
- the LOC123185721 gene encoding uncharacterized protein: protein MVRDTGGALQLLAVLLLVLASELATFSCGHRIPRADVAAWKRGATPTGRTASTTTTTTATRAGGAAAAALGDSKRLVPQGPNPLHN, encoded by the coding sequence ATGGTGAGGGACACCGGCGGCGCCCTGCAGCTGCTGGCGGTGCTTCTCCTCGTCCTGGCGTCCGAGCTCGCCACCTTCAGCTGCGGCCACAGGATCCCCAGGGCGGACGTCGCCGCCTGGAAGCGCGGGGCGACGCCGACGGGACGCACGGCGTCcaccacgacgacgacgacggccactcgtgccggcggcgcggcggcggcggcgctcggcgacTCCAAGAGGCTGGTGCCGCAGGGGCCGAACCCGCTGCACAACTAG